One stretch of Podospora bellae-mahoneyi strain CBS 112042 chromosome 2, whole genome shotgun sequence DNA includes these proteins:
- a CDS encoding hypothetical protein (EggNog:ENOG503P8BT), with protein MKTDLYNLDLHFTVEPSSLIRAALLTLVALLVATISTLTSEAMARKKKSGAARKGIDGQLALPRHDMDPRPETSPYASPTCTVPFASPLTLPKDILLRSPRLHAAYEDNLPELPEISDDVGHVLVHYLHTGTYETLKPKAADDLPRQIAELKTSIQAYAAAKHYDLPDLMKLAEAKIERYGEGLPLPSLLEVARDAHPNLCDNDDWFLNFLRAKIRPHLKDAKALRESDLLDQISNILSPNRVLLRTVLEIFCESYVPKPQPPPPSQQAAPQQPQSQQQQQQPSTPGSSRATSPPPAPGTPMSNIDLRSRTISREDSFPTPSSRKSTKTAVPWPSQDEMNGTDGQHDLPNEASSDPFLPALPVQTSEQVQVEEPLAQSKPVFELDPISETPTVVEHEEPAREAFREVVEEIKVKAHEQVHTEDLAHLAPVLGEEKEEKEKKVEKLGPVPTLAKQRERADSGKHIDMDPEPAGELRALPVLQEGSTSSVPIVISDKVPALEPKINTRAALRQADSGFWSEIDTASEHEQAVVGKEALAPAVVEVEVPLTPPLQEVLPVAEINELDSAPSKAGDDQERDQNKPSVAAPINDKAELDSPKDEAKEEASEPAKEEAETASQPALSALLPSPKPAIALPSKLELPAEIFEAVSASVAEDTQEQKEEDKKDQMEKSVFPATHLSQEGPSISKEPEVAEAAPAPKVEVENTVTQGTPEDADKVPDVADTVGPAESQTAEQKPQPESEPAAPTVEQPQPVPVVPKASRARSLRSLKNGVMGRGSSSSLHLALARTRSKFSSSNKNLPISVSVPAAESSSAPKPEAEAPTIKGKSQSPAVVSGSGGGWKKKLFRYPVLFGRGM; from the exons ATGAAGACTGATCTCTACAACCTCGACCTCCACTTCACTGTCGAACCATCCAGTCTCATTCGGGCTGCCCTCTTGACTCTCGttgccctcctcgtcgccactatatccaccctcaccagcGAAGCCATGgccagaaaaaagaagagcggTGCCGCCAGGAAGGGAATCGACGGCCAGCTTGCTCTCCCCAGGCACGACATGGATCCCCGTCCCGAGACTTC ACCATACGCAAGCCCCACCTGCACAGTTCCTTTTGCAAGCCCCTTGACGCTGCCCAAGgacatcctcctcagaaGCCCCAGGCTCCACGCCGCCTATGAGGATAACCTTCCCGAGCTCCCAGAGATCTCGGATGACGTTGGCCACGTTCTTGTACATTACCTCCACACCGGCACCTACGAGACCCTCAAGCCAAAGGCTGCCGACGACCTCCCACGCCAGATTGCCGAGCTCAAGACCAGCATCCAGGCCTACGCCGCCGCGAAACACTACGACCTCCCAGACCTCATGAAGcttgccgaggccaagattgaAAGGTATGGCGAGGGCCTgcccctcccttccctgCTGGAGGTGGCCAGAGACGCCCACCCCAACCTCTGCGACAATGACGACTGGTTTTTGAATTTTTTAAGGGCAAAGATTCGTCCTCATCTCAAGGACGCCAAGGCCCTCCGAGAATCCGACCTGCTGGACCAAATCAGCAACATCCTTTCTCCCAACCGGGTGCTGCTCCGCACCGTCCTGGAAATATTCTGTGAGAGCTATGTCCCCAAGCCGCagcctccacccccatcacaacAGGCTGCcccacaacagccacagagccagcagcagcagcagcaacctaGCACCCCCGGCAGCTCGAGGGCgacatcacctcccccagcaccGGGGACTCCTATGTCCAACATAGACCTCAGATCCAGGACCATCTCCAGGGAGGACTCATTCCCAACGCCGTCCTCCAGGAAGAGCACCAAGACAGCCGTGCCCTGGCCCTCCCAGGACGAAATGAATGGGACTGACGGTCAGCATGATTTGCCCAACGAGGCGTCTTCTGACCCCTTCCTGCCCGCCTTGCCCGTTCAAACTTCAGAACAGGTGCAGGTGGAAGAGCCACTGGCACAGTCGAAGCCCGTGTTTGAGCTGGACCCCATCTCGGAGACGCCAACTGTGGTCGAGCATGAGGAGCCGGCCCGTGAGGCATTCAGAGAGGTGGTCGAGGAAATCAAGGTGAAGGCGCACGAACAAGTGCACACCGAAGACTTGGCCCATCTCGCCCCGgtgcttggggaggagaaggaggagaaggagaagaaggttgaaAAGCTTGGCCCTGTTCCGACCCTCGCAAAGCAGCGCGAGCGCGCCGACTCAGGCAAGCACATCGACATGGACCCAGAGCCGGCGGGCGAGTTAAGAGCTCTCCCAGTTCTCCAGGAGGGCTCCACCTCGTCGGTCCCCATTGTGATCTCCGACAAAGTGCCTGCCCTTGAGCCCAAGATCAATACTCGTGCGGCCTTGAGACAAGCCGATTCGGGGTTCTGGTCCGAAATCGATACTGCCTCGGAGCACGAGCAGGCCGTCGTCGGCAAGGAGGCTCTTGCTCCTGCGGttgtcgaggtggaggtaCCTCTAACCCCACCTCTGCAGGAGGTTCTCCCCGTGGCCGAGATCAACGAGCTCGACAGTGCCCCCTCTAAGGCTGGGGATGATCAGGAGCGGGACCAAAACAAGCCTTCCGTTGCTGCGCCTATCAATGATAAGGCCGAGCTCGATTCGCCCAAGgacgaggccaaggaggaggcctCTGAACCGGCTaaagaggaggccgagacTGCCTCCCAACCGGCCCTGTCAGCCTTgcttccctcccccaagcCCGCCATTGCGCTTCCTAGCAAGCTCGAGCTTCCGGCTGAAATCTTCGAGGCGGTTTCTGCCTCCGTCGCTGAAGACACCCAGGAACAAAaagaggaggacaagaaggaccAGATGGAGAAGTCAGTCTTCCCCGCCACCCATCTCTCCCAAGAAGGGCCCTCGATTTCCAAAGAG CCCGAAGTCGCTGAAGCTGCGCCCGCTCCAAAAGTGGAGGTCGAGAACACCGTCACCCAAGGGACCCCGGAGGACGCCGACAAAGTTCCCGACGTTGCTGACACCGTTGGGCCCGCTGAGTCCCAAACGGCTGAACAGAAGCCGCAGCCGGAGTCGGAGCCCGCTGCGCCGACCGTTGAGCAGCCACAGCCCGTTCCAGTCGTCCCGAAGGCCAGCAGAGCGAGGAGCCTCAGGAGCCTCAAGAACGGCGTCATGGGCAGGGGTTCCTCTTCGTCCCTCCACCTCGCACTCGCAAGGACGCGCTCAAAGTtttccagcagcaacaagaacctccccatctccgTTTCAGTTCCAGCTGCCGAGTCTTCATCGGCGCCTAAGCCAGAGGCTGAAGCCCCAACAATCAAAGGTAAATCCCAAAGTCCGGCAGTAGTTtcgggcagcggcggcggctggaaGAAAAAGCTCTTCCGCTACCCGGTTCTCTTTGGTCGTGGCATGTGA